In Monodelphis domestica isolate mMonDom1 chromosome 3, mMonDom1.pri, whole genome shotgun sequence, the following proteins share a genomic window:
- the AMH gene encoding muellerian-inhibiting factor isoform X1, with product MKGSLLVLLLFLPGMLAVPREEPPEKRGRADANPRLLAPLPKSHRRERVAESGLPDSVGANPQEGTASLTSQKGRVSEVHLPWLLLPQNNDTSDGWTGPKPHPWPLGGLKNPVCWVKVGRGEDGATGPLQVVGALSAYERGFVEALRQARWDRQGLATFGICPPGGPGGAHLSLQRLGAWLVEPGGWSLVVLHLEEVTWEPELSLWFQEPPSLLRGAGAPELALLVLYPGPGTGGVQPGQQQFWVTGAGLPPQQSLCLSLDTRYLVLAVDRTAGGDGLSLALRPQGGSGPSLATPELQALLFGLDHKCYTRMTPVLLLLQGHSLGAKPKPGPLPAEGRLDTAPYPLPRAPPPAPGLLPGAYQQQRRAGRGPGQPTPGPAAPEGPAEPEGRVARAEEDFPGPPQRQARRGRSVPAAGAECGPAGREVRPHPRDLHGQQLPGPLPLAPVRPEPQLQQPRGAAAEDAGEGRAAGPAALLRAHGLRREDSHQPLGRGPQCPPHAQHGRYRVRLPVGPRPGVRRPPSPGQRSPAARRGAAASAALPQPRPRLRSGQWPSPPCLHVPDCPSPPSVRLPAGLLGWTARTSPLPRPHREGEALVEGQGMAGVLPSLEGRGPGHRAGQASTQTGSLGPGMIQPSSGTQRSSGPGAIFILTNCSIL from the exons ATGAAGGGCTCCCTTCTGGTTTTGCTCCTGTTCCTGCCAGGGATGCTTGCTGTGCCGAGAGAAGAGCCCCCCGAGAAGAGGGGGCGAGCAGATGCCAACCCCAGACTCCTAGCGCCTCTGCCCAAGAGCcacaggagggagagggtggccGAGTCGGGCCTTCCCGATTCAGTCGGGGCCAATCCTCAGGAAGGAACCGCATCTTTAACAAGCCAAAAGGGCCGCGTGAGTGAGGTCCACCTCCCTTGGCTCTTGTTGCCCCAGAACAATGACACCTCTGACGGATGGACCGGGCCTAAGCCCCATCCTTGGCCCCTGGGGGGCCTCAAAAACCCAGTGTGCTGGGTTAAAGTAGGTCGGGGTGAAGATGGGGCCACAGGCCCCCTTCAGGTGGTGGGGGCCTTGAGTGCTTATGAGAGGGGCTTTGTGGAAGCCCTGAGACAGGCCCGCTGGGACCGTCAAGGCCTGGCCACCTTTGGGATCTGCCCGCCCGGAGGCCCAGGGGGCGCTCACCTTTCTCTGCAGCGCCTGGGGGCATGGCTGGTGGAGCCAGGCGGGTGGAGTCTCGTGGTTCTGCACCTGGAAGAAG TGACCTGGGAGCCGGAGCTGAGCCTGTGGTTCCAGGAGCCCCCATCGCTGCTGCGAGGAGCAGGTGCCCCGGAGCTGGCCCTCCTGGTGCTGTATCCTGGGCCGGGGACTGGCGGAGTCCAGCCTGGGCAGCAGCAGTTCTGGGTCACCGGAGCCGGGCTGCCCCCTCAGCAG AGCCTCTGTCTCTCCTTGGACACCCGCTACCTGGTCCTGGCTGTGGACAGGACGGCCGGCGGCGATGGGCTGTCCCTCGCTTTGCGGCCCCAGGGTGGATCTG GCCCCTCTCTGGCCACTCCGGAACTCCAGGCCTTGCTCTTCGGCCTGGACCACAAGTGCTACACGAGGATGACTCCAGTCCTACTCTTGCTACAGGGGCACAGCTTGGGAGCAAAGCCCAAACCCGGGCCTCTCCCGGCGGAGGGCCGGCTGGATACGGCGCCGTACCCATTGCCCAG AGCTCCTCCGCCAGCTCCTGGCCTTCTGCCCGGCGCCTACCAACAGCAGCGGAGAGCCGGCCGAGGCCCCGGCCAGCCCACTCCGGGCCCTGCTGCTCCTGAAGGCCCTGCAGAGCCTGAAGGCCGAGTGGCGAGAGCGGAGGAAGACTTCCCGGGCCCTCCGCAGCGCCAGGCTCGGAGGGGACGGTCCGTGCCGGCTGCAGGAGCTGAGTGTGGACCTGCGGGCCGAGAAGTCCGTCCTCATCCCCGAGACTTACATGGCCAACAACTGCCAGGGCCCCTGCCACTGGCCCCAGTCCGACCGGAGCCCCAACTACAACAACCACGTGGTGCTGCTGCTGAAGATGCAGGAGAGGGGCGAGCCGCTGGGCCGGCCGCCCTGCTGCGTGCCCACGGCCTACGCCGGGAAGACTCTCATCAGCCTCTCGGAAGAGGGCCTCAGTGCCCGCCTCATGCCCAACATGGTCGCTACAGAGTGCGGCTGCCGGTAGGGCCCCGTCCTGGTGTCCGGCGGCCGCCGAGCCCCGGGCAGCGAAGCCCGGCAGCCCGACGTGGAGCAGCGGCCTCCGCGGCCCTGCCCCAACCTCGACCTCGACTTCGCTCTGGCCAGTGGCCTTCCCCTCCCTGCCTCCATGTGCCTGACTGCCCCTCGCCACCATCCGTCCGGCTCCCTGCCGGCCTCCTGGGATGGACAGCCAGGACTTCTCCCCTTCCCAGGCCCCACAGGGAAGGGGAGGCCCTGGTGGAGGGGCAGGGCATGGCGGGGGTGCTGCCGTCGCTGGAGGGACGTGGGCCTGGGCACAGAGCGGGTCAGGCCAGCACCCAGACAGGATCCCTGGGCCCAGGAATGATCCAGCCCAGCTCGGGCACCCAGAGAAGCTCCGGTCCGGGAGCCATATTTATTCTGACCAACTGCAGCATCCTCTGA
- the AMH gene encoding muellerian-inhibiting factor isoform X2, with protein sequence MKGSLLVLLLFLPGMLAVPREEPPEKRGRADANPRLLAPLPKSHRRERVAESGLPDSVGANPQEGTASLTSQKGRVSEVHLPWLLLPQNNDTSDGWTGPKPHPWPLGGLKNPVCWVKVGRGEDGATGPLQVVGALSAYERGFVEALRQARWDRQGLATFGICPPGGPGGAHLSLQRLGAWLVEPGGWSLVVLHLEEVTWEPELSLWFQEPPSLLRGAGAPELALLVLYPGPGTGGVQPGQQQFWVTGAGLPPQQSLCLSLDTRYLVLAVDRTAGGDGLSLALRPQGGSGPSLATPELQALLFGLDHKCYTRMTPVLLLLQGHSLGAKPKPGPLPAEGRLDTAPYPLPRPSSQPAATEAAPAGPTDPFLETLTLLVRRVLGPPPSPGPLRLALDPEALEALPHQVFNLSDPATLEQLVESEDPLLLLFPAGSPALLDGLAGWWQAQEGPAQRLAGKLQAVAKELLKMPALQPHAELLRQLLAFCPAPTNSSGEPAEAPASPLRALLLLKALQSLKAEWRERRKTSRALRSARLGGDGPCRLQELSVDLRAEKSVLIPETYMANNCQGPCHWPQSDRSPNYNNHVVLLLKMQERGEPLGRPPCCVPTAYAGKTLISLSEEGLSARLMPNMVATECGCR encoded by the exons ATGAAGGGCTCCCTTCTGGTTTTGCTCCTGTTCCTGCCAGGGATGCTTGCTGTGCCGAGAGAAGAGCCCCCCGAGAAGAGGGGGCGAGCAGATGCCAACCCCAGACTCCTAGCGCCTCTGCCCAAGAGCcacaggagggagagggtggccGAGTCGGGCCTTCCCGATTCAGTCGGGGCCAATCCTCAGGAAGGAACCGCATCTTTAACAAGCCAAAAGGGCCGCGTGAGTGAGGTCCACCTCCCTTGGCTCTTGTTGCCCCAGAACAATGACACCTCTGACGGATGGACCGGGCCTAAGCCCCATCCTTGGCCCCTGGGGGGCCTCAAAAACCCAGTGTGCTGGGTTAAAGTAGGTCGGGGTGAAGATGGGGCCACAGGCCCCCTTCAGGTGGTGGGGGCCTTGAGTGCTTATGAGAGGGGCTTTGTGGAAGCCCTGAGACAGGCCCGCTGGGACCGTCAAGGCCTGGCCACCTTTGGGATCTGCCCGCCCGGAGGCCCAGGGGGCGCTCACCTTTCTCTGCAGCGCCTGGGGGCATGGCTGGTGGAGCCAGGCGGGTGGAGTCTCGTGGTTCTGCACCTGGAAGAAG TGACCTGGGAGCCGGAGCTGAGCCTGTGGTTCCAGGAGCCCCCATCGCTGCTGCGAGGAGCAGGTGCCCCGGAGCTGGCCCTCCTGGTGCTGTATCCTGGGCCGGGGACTGGCGGAGTCCAGCCTGGGCAGCAGCAGTTCTGGGTCACCGGAGCCGGGCTGCCCCCTCAGCAG AGCCTCTGTCTCTCCTTGGACACCCGCTACCTGGTCCTGGCTGTGGACAGGACGGCCGGCGGCGATGGGCTGTCCCTCGCTTTGCGGCCCCAGGGTGGATCTG GCCCCTCTCTGGCCACTCCGGAACTCCAGGCCTTGCTCTTCGGCCTGGACCACAAGTGCTACACGAGGATGACTCCAGTCCTACTCTTGCTACAGGGGCACAGCTTGGGAGCAAAGCCCAAACCCGGGCCTCTCCCGGCGGAGGGCCGGCTGGATACGGCGCCGTACCCATTGCCCAG GCCATCCTCCCAGCCGGCGGCCACGGAAGCCGCCCCAGCGGGCCCCACAGACCCCTTCCTGGAGACCCTGACCCTCCTGGTCCGCAGAGTCCTGGGCCCTCCTCCCAGCCCCGGGCCGCTGCGGCTGGCCTTGGACCCCGAGGCCCTGGAGGCCCTCCCGCATCAGGTTTTCAATCTCTCTGACCCTGCCACCCTGGAGCAGCTGGTGGAGTCGGAGGATCCTCTGCTGCTCCTGTTTCCGGCGGGCAGCCCGGCCCTGCTGGACGGCCTAGCGGGATGGTGGCAGGCTCAGGAGGGTCCGGCCCAGCGCCTAGCAGGCAAGCTGCAGGCTGTGGCAAAGGAGCTGCTGAAGATGCCCGCTTTGCAACCCCACGCAGAGCTCCTCCGCCAGCTCCTGGCCTTCTGCCCGGCGCCTACCAACAGCAGCGGAGAGCCGGCCGAGGCCCCGGCCAGCCCACTCCGGGCCCTGCTGCTCCTGAAGGCCCTGCAGAGCCTGAAGGCCGAGTGGCGAGAGCGGAGGAAGACTTCCCGGGCCCTCCGCAGCGCCAGGCTCGGAGGGGACGGTCCGTGCCGGCTGCAGGAGCTGAGTGTGGACCTGCGGGCCGAGAAGTCCGTCCTCATCCCCGAGACTTACATGGCCAACAACTGCCAGGGCCCCTGCCACTGGCCCCAGTCCGACCGGAGCCCCAACTACAACAACCACGTGGTGCTGCTGCTGAAGATGCAGGAGAGGGGCGAGCCGCTGGGCCGGCCGCCCTGCTGCGTGCCCACGGCCTACGCCGGGAAGACTCTCATCAGCCTCTCGGAAGAGGGCCTCAGTGCCCGCCTCATGCCCAACATGGTCGCTACAGAGTGCGGCTGCCGGTAG
- the JSRP1 gene encoding junctional sarcoplasmic reticulum protein 1 isoform X2 — MATGDLEVPDRGLGCPEAMEELAMLMEKSRKQSQEEKAKGGEMAERSEEGPDEDGQSRAPQQAPDGIRPSKAKAEQGGPGKAATAPKSAPTRKKSKAQAQPPGKPQLRPGPLSDELPWGEITLNKCLALASVVAVLSMAFQVFQDVIDGDEEGPEAAPALWAWPGSGAPKDGGPTPPKPRDGAKTPAPPAGPKPPAKESPGAFRLGEAPPKELEPEAPEEEKAGPARAPEVAALPEDPGLGPGAERPERPSWAGSKKGSREERAEPPRRDRKEGGRRPRPPREGAEEAPRRPWEREHKHHRGRWEDSKKPPREGARNKREEQRRQEDRARFFPKQKYREGKRRD; from the exons ATGGCCACCGGAGACCTCGAGGTGCCGGACAGGGGTCTGGGCTGCCCCGAGGCCATGGAGGAGCTGGCCATGTTGATGGAGAAATCCAGGAAGCAATCGCAGGAGGAGAAGGCCAAAG GTGGCGAGATGGCAGAAAGGAGTGAAGAG GGGCCGGACGAGGACGGGCAGAGCCGAGCGCCCCAGCAGGCCCCGGATGGCATCAGGCCCTCCAAGGCGAAGGCGGAGCAGGGAGGCCCCGGGAAGGCGGCCACAG CTCCTAAGAGCGCCCCCACTCGGAAGAAAAGCAAGGCCCAGGCCCAGCCCCCTGGAAAGCCACAGCTGCGGCCCGGGCCGCTGAGCGACGAGCTGCCCTGGGGAGAGATCACCCTCAACAAGTGCCTGGCGCTGGCCTCCGTCGTGGCCGTCCTGAGCATGGCCTTCCAGGTGTTCCAGG ATGTCATCGATGGCGACGAGGAGGGCCCTGAGGCTGCCCCTGCGCTGTGGGCCTGGCCAGGCAGCGGTGCCCCCAAGGACGGGGGTCCCACACCG CCCAAGCCCAGGGACGGGGCCAAGACACCGGCCCCACCTGCGGGGCCCAAGCCCCCTGCCAAGGAGAGCCCCGGGGCCTTCCGGCTCGGGGAGGCCCCTCCAAAAGAGCTGGAGCCAGAGGCCCCGGAGGAGGAGAAGGCGGGCCCTGCCAGGGCCCCGGAAGTGGCCGCCCTGCCCGAGGACCCTGGGCTGGGCCCCGGAGCGGAGAGGCCCGAGAGGCCATCCTGGGCCGGAAGCAAGAAGGGCTCCCGGGAGGAGAGAGCCGAGCCTCCCCGACGGGACCGCAAAGAGGGAGGCCGCCGGCCGCGGCCGCCCAGAGAAGGGGCCGAGGAGGCTCCGCGCCGGCCCTGGGAGCGGGAGCACAAGCACCACCGGGGCAGGTGGGAGGACTCCAAGAAGCCCCCCCGGGAGGGAGCCAGGAACAAGAGAGAGGAGCAGCGCAGGCAGGAGGACAGGGCCAGGTTCTTCCCCAAACAGAAGTACCGGGAGGGCAAGCGCAGGGACtga
- the JSRP1 gene encoding junctional sarcoplasmic reticulum protein 1 isoform X1 — protein MATGDLEVPDRGLGCPEAMEELAMLMEKSRKQSQEEKAKGGEMAERSEEVSSQAQGPDEDGQSRAPQQAPDGIRPSKAKAEQGGPGKAATAPKSAPTRKKSKAQAQPPGKPQLRPGPLSDELPWGEITLNKCLALASVVAVLSMAFQVFQDVIDGDEEGPEAAPALWAWPGSGAPKDGGPTPPKPRDGAKTPAPPAGPKPPAKESPGAFRLGEAPPKELEPEAPEEEKAGPARAPEVAALPEDPGLGPGAERPERPSWAGSKKGSREERAEPPRRDRKEGGRRPRPPREGAEEAPRRPWEREHKHHRGRWEDSKKPPREGARNKREEQRRQEDRARFFPKQKYREGKRRD, from the exons ATGGCCACCGGAGACCTCGAGGTGCCGGACAGGGGTCTGGGCTGCCCCGAGGCCATGGAGGAGCTGGCCATGTTGATGGAGAAATCCAGGAAGCAATCGCAGGAGGAGAAGGCCAAAG GTGGCGAGATGGCAGAAAGGAGTGAAGAGGTGAGCAGCCAGGCCCAG GGGCCGGACGAGGACGGGCAGAGCCGAGCGCCCCAGCAGGCCCCGGATGGCATCAGGCCCTCCAAGGCGAAGGCGGAGCAGGGAGGCCCCGGGAAGGCGGCCACAG CTCCTAAGAGCGCCCCCACTCGGAAGAAAAGCAAGGCCCAGGCCCAGCCCCCTGGAAAGCCACAGCTGCGGCCCGGGCCGCTGAGCGACGAGCTGCCCTGGGGAGAGATCACCCTCAACAAGTGCCTGGCGCTGGCCTCCGTCGTGGCCGTCCTGAGCATGGCCTTCCAGGTGTTCCAGG ATGTCATCGATGGCGACGAGGAGGGCCCTGAGGCTGCCCCTGCGCTGTGGGCCTGGCCAGGCAGCGGTGCCCCCAAGGACGGGGGTCCCACACCG CCCAAGCCCAGGGACGGGGCCAAGACACCGGCCCCACCTGCGGGGCCCAAGCCCCCTGCCAAGGAGAGCCCCGGGGCCTTCCGGCTCGGGGAGGCCCCTCCAAAAGAGCTGGAGCCAGAGGCCCCGGAGGAGGAGAAGGCGGGCCCTGCCAGGGCCCCGGAAGTGGCCGCCCTGCCCGAGGACCCTGGGCTGGGCCCCGGAGCGGAGAGGCCCGAGAGGCCATCCTGGGCCGGAAGCAAGAAGGGCTCCCGGGAGGAGAGAGCCGAGCCTCCCCGACGGGACCGCAAAGAGGGAGGCCGCCGGCCGCGGCCGCCCAGAGAAGGGGCCGAGGAGGCTCCGCGCCGGCCCTGGGAGCGGGAGCACAAGCACCACCGGGGCAGGTGGGAGGACTCCAAGAAGCCCCCCCGGGAGGGAGCCAGGAACAAGAGAGAGGAGCAGCGCAGGCAGGAGGACAGGGCCAGGTTCTTCCCCAAACAGAAGTACCGGGAGGGCAAGCGCAGGGACtga